The following are encoded together in the Candidatus Omnitrophota bacterium genome:
- a CDS encoding kinase produces MVISRTPFRISFFGGGTDYPVWYKENGGAVLATTINKYCYINCRYLPPFFEHKSRISYSEVELINEISEIHHPSVRECLRFMKVKNGIEIHHDGDLPARTGMGSSSTFTVGLLHALYALKGIMPTKRQLALDAIHVEQELINENVGSQDQAQAAFGGFNLIEFGGKEHIKVSPLTVDVSRLNCLHEHLMLFFTGFSRTASKIAAEQIKETPNKKTELTTLSELVKEALKILNSKSRLTDFGKLLHESWKIKRNLSKKITTPKIDEIYDSAINAGALGGKLLGAGGGGFILIFAEPNVQPRIREKLSKLLYVPFSFESLGSQIIFYSPGDSLLRS; encoded by the coding sequence ATGGTTATAAGCAGAACGCCTTTTCGTATTTCTTTTTTCGGAGGTGGCACAGACTATCCTGTTTGGTATAAGGAAAATGGCGGAGCTGTTTTAGCTACTACTATAAATAAATATTGCTATATTAATTGTCGTTATTTACCGCCTTTTTTTGAACATAAATCCCGTATTAGTTATTCTGAGGTAGAGCTTATAAATGAAATTTCTGAGATCCACCATCCTTCTGTTCGTGAATGTTTAAGATTTATGAAAGTCAAAAATGGAATCGAAATCCATCATGATGGAGACTTGCCTGCTCGTACGGGAATGGGATCGAGCTCGACTTTTACGGTAGGATTGCTTCATGCCCTTTATGCCCTTAAAGGTATTATGCCTACGAAGAGGCAGTTAGCACTTGATGCTATACATGTTGAGCAAGAACTTATTAACGAAAATGTAGGAAGCCAAGATCAAGCGCAAGCTGCATTTGGTGGATTTAATTTGATAGAATTCGGAGGCAAAGAGCATATTAAGGTTAGCCCCCTAACAGTTGATGTAAGCAGACTTAATTGTCTACATGAACATTTGATGCTTTTCTTTACAGGATTTTCACGCACCGCCTCTAAGATTGCTGCAGAACAAATTAAAGAAACGCCTAATAAGAAAACAGAACTGACAACCCTGTCGGAATTGGTTAAGGAGGCATTAAAAATTTTGAATAGTAAAAGCAGATTGACGGATTTTGGGAAACTTTTGCACGAAAGCTGGAAAATTAAACGCAATTTATCCAAAAAAATAACCACTCCTAAAATCGATGAGATATACGATAGCGCCATTAACGCAGGTGCGTTAGGGGGGAAGTTATTGGGCGCTGGCGGAGGTGGTTTTATATTAATCTTTGCAGAGCCGAATGTACAGCCACGCATTAGAGAAAAACTAAGCAAATTACTTTATGTGCCTTTTAGTTTTGAAAGTTTAGGAAGTCAAATTATATTTTATAGTCCAGGTGATTCTTTATTGAGATCATGA
- a CDS encoding glycosyltransferase family 39 protein, with amino-acid sequence MFKKNEFWKQYKSLLIILAVALIYYIHHVLSFRLGMNFEESRDANAYLLAMQGNLAYRDFEWLYGPFSFFVYPFIMKIFGVNLIVLRISYIIFASLVIPLVFFLSKRIMPSLWAGIAAFLSIIFFNVPYYTFNHIFIVLAEIACLLMICRYLESNKKIYNIFWAGIFCSICLLTKPLLAGVSFLVAVSLFLFLFDGLREFRNKINNYLIFLIGVFILPLIYLLYFYSQTALKDLPVAYPLFFQPNSAVSVSLSSKIDIITFSEILKKINGIFPISSLINISSFGEFKQLLVTSFEAFINCLYFIVPISIIFIYIRARFNKVNFEIKEKLLRDKNSLLIIIIPSVFISFESFLVGHNMTKAYNIQLTFILTVYLLYFLKTFYSTRPVITRICIAIFLFYISFLNFFIYPYSNSKRYREPLNLVRAQGILVTAYEKELYESLFSYLSKNLQDNEKIVVMGYYPQLSFLTKQNNIFVREEYLLKKLEFLVKMSIKREDLRPIVTSFEHSIISKIENENPKIILKISNNYLSDFQSISPRIEDFIEKKYSLDEIFGPADILGFGKKLYWVNSYKLKEI; translated from the coding sequence ATGTTTAAAAAGAATGAGTTTTGGAAACAGTATAAAAGCTTGCTAATTATCTTAGCCGTAGCCTTGATTTATTATATTCATCATGTTTTAAGTTTTCGTTTAGGTATGAATTTTGAGGAAAGTCGTGATGCAAACGCTTATCTTTTAGCTATGCAAGGCAATTTAGCCTATCGTGATTTTGAATGGTTATATGGTCCATTTTCTTTCTTCGTCTATCCGTTCATCATGAAGATATTCGGTGTCAATTTAATTGTTTTGAGAATTAGCTATATCATTTTTGCCTCATTAGTCATACCTCTTGTTTTCTTTTTGTCCAAAAGGATCATGCCAAGTCTTTGGGCCGGCATAGCTGCTTTTCTATCAATTATATTTTTTAATGTTCCATATTATACATTTAATCATATCTTCATTGTTTTGGCTGAGATTGCCTGTTTATTGATGATCTGTAGATACTTGGAATCGAATAAAAAAATATATAATATTTTTTGGGCTGGTATCTTTTGTTCCATTTGCTTATTAACTAAGCCGTTATTAGCAGGAGTTAGTTTTTTAGTTGCTGTATCTTTATTTTTGTTTTTGTTTGATGGTTTAAGGGAATTTAGAAATAAAATTAATAATTATTTGATATTTCTAATAGGTGTATTCATTTTACCGTTGATATATTTATTGTATTTTTATTCTCAGACTGCGCTAAAGGATTTACCTGTGGCTTACCCTTTGTTTTTTCAACCTAATTCTGCCGTATCCGTTAGCCTCTCATCCAAGATTGATATAATTACCTTTTCAGAAATTTTAAAAAAAATTAATGGCATATTTCCAATTAGCAGCCTTATAAATATATCTTCATTTGGTGAGTTTAAGCAATTATTGGTTACTTCATTTGAGGCCTTTATCAATTGCCTGTATTTTATAGTGCCTATTTCAATTATCTTTATTTATATCAGGGCAAGATTTAATAAAGTTAACTTTGAGATTAAGGAAAAATTGCTTAGAGACAAAAATTCTTTATTGATCATCATTATTCCTTCGGTGTTTATTTCTTTCGAGAGTTTTCTAGTGGGTCATAATATGACCAAGGCATACAATATTCAACTTACTTTTATTCTTACCGTTTATTTGCTTTATTTTTTGAAGACTTTTTACTCTACTAGGCCGGTAATTACAAGAATTTGTATTGCGATATTTTTATTTTATATCAGTTTTTTAAACTTTTTTATTTATCCTTACTCTAATTCAAAAAGATATCGAGAACCGTTAAATTTAGTCCGAGCCCAAGGAATCCTAGTCACTGCTTATGAAAAGGAATTATATGAGTCATTATTTTCTTATCTATCAAAGAATCTCCAGGATAATGAAAAAATAGTTGTTATGGGCTATTATCCACAATTAAGCTTCTTAACTAAGCAAAATAATATCTTTGTAAGAGAAGAATACCTTTTAAAGAAACTTGAATTCTTGGTAAAGATGTCTATTAAAAGAGAGGACCTCAGGCCCATAGTAACTTCATTTGAACATAGTATAATTTCTAAAATTGAAAATGAAAATCCGAAAATAATTTTAAAAATCAGTAATAATTATTTAAGTGATTTCCAATCAATATCCCCCCGCATAGAAGATTTTATTGAAAAGAAATATTCTTTAGATGAAATATTTGGTCCCGCGGATATTTTGGGTTTTGGAAAAAAGTTATATTGGGTCAATTCATACAAACTTAAGGAGATATAA
- a CDS encoding glycosyltransferase family 39 protein has protein sequence MNYRYKFWQQNKSFLIILVVVASYYLKQYFSFRLGLHFEEGRDANAYLLAIQGNLAYRDFQWVYGPFAFFVYPVLMKIFGFNLIVLRVSYIVFTSLIIPLAYFLARRIMPPLWAGIAAFLSIVFFDVPYYTYNHIFLTLGAMICLLMICLYMETNRKILYLILAGISCSICLLTKPLVSGITIFAAISLFILLYKDLGSLGKRFKDILMFSIAAVFLPLIYSLYFYFQTRLKGIAVAHPYFAKDSSLFADQAPRIMSIIPRLIERITTLLPIKTIINLTSFTELKKVLIASFDNFIVILPFLTCALLLLVYNRSKFSNQRTEIREEIKKNKRFFLLFGLFSIFISLESLVMSHIYNRSFTIQTPFIVTVYLLYLFKRIHQRKRLFAAILIVLFSLSFVSFFRYPYSRLKKNTKILNLERSRGILVTPQEKRMYESLSLYLSDNLKAKDKIAVIGYYPQLSFLTEQENIFAKDDYIFPNLEVLFWRARKTGRAILSGNLLENKIMSMMRTQKPKIVLTINADYLPNFRMISPKIKDYLAENYLLERKFEPAQILGNENEKARVYAYKLN, from the coding sequence ATGAATTATAGATATAAGTTTTGGCAACAAAATAAAAGCTTCTTAATAATTTTAGTAGTGGTTGCTAGCTATTACTTGAAACAATATTTTAGTTTTCGTTTGGGATTGCATTTTGAGGAGGGCCGTGACGCAAACGCTTATCTTTTGGCTATACAGGGCAATTTAGCCTACCGTGATTTCCAATGGGTATATGGACCTTTCGCGTTTTTTGTTTACCCTGTGCTTATGAAGATATTTGGTTTTAATCTTATTGTTTTAAGGGTTAGCTATATTGTATTTACTTCTTTGATTATTCCTCTTGCATACTTTTTAGCCAGAAGAATAATGCCGCCTCTTTGGGCAGGTATCGCCGCATTCTTATCAATTGTATTCTTTGATGTCCCGTATTATACGTATAATCATATTTTTCTTACATTGGGGGCAATGATCTGTCTTTTGATGATATGTTTATATATGGAAACAAATCGAAAAATCTTGTATTTAATTTTAGCCGGTATCTCCTGTTCCATTTGCTTATTAACTAAGCCTTTAGTTTCTGGAATAACTATTTTTGCTGCAATATCTTTATTTATTTTATTGTACAAGGATTTAGGTAGCCTGGGAAAAAGATTTAAAGATATTTTAATGTTTAGTATTGCCGCAGTTTTTTTGCCTTTAATATATTCTTTGTATTTCTATTTTCAAACTAGACTTAAAGGTATTGCTGTAGCTCATCCATATTTTGCTAAAGATTCATCGCTGTTTGCTGATCAGGCTCCAAGGATAATGAGCATTATTCCAAGGCTCATTGAAAGAATAACAACCTTATTGCCAATCAAAACGATTATAAATTTAACTTCATTCACAGAGTTAAAAAAAGTCCTAATTGCCTCATTTGATAATTTTATTGTTATTTTGCCGTTTCTAACCTGCGCTTTACTTTTGCTTGTTTATAATCGATCTAAATTTAGTAATCAAAGAACAGAAATTAGAGAAGAAATTAAAAAAAACAAAAGATTCTTCCTACTATTCGGTCTTTTTTCAATATTTATTTCTCTAGAGAGCTTAGTAATGTCTCATATTTACAATAGATCATTTACTATTCAAACCCCATTTATAGTGACTGTATATTTACTCTATTTATTTAAAAGAATTCATCAGCGTAAGCGTTTGTTTGCTGCAATACTTATTGTTTTATTTTCCTTAAGTTTCGTGTCTTTCTTCCGTTATCCGTACTCTAGATTAAAAAAGAACACTAAAATATTGAATCTTGAACGCAGCAGGGGAATTTTGGTAACACCTCAAGAAAAAAGAATGTATGAGTCTTTGTCGTTATACTTATCCGATAATCTTAAAGCCAAAGATAAGATTGCTGTTATAGGTTATTATCCTCAATTAAGTTTCTTAACCGAACAAGAAAATATTTTTGCGAAAGACGATTATATTTTTCCAAATCTCGAAGTTCTCTTTTGGAGAGCACGGAAGACAGGCCGGGCTATTCTCTCCGGCAATTTGCTAGAGAATAAAATAATGTCTATGATGAGAACGCAGAAACCCAAGATAGTTTTGACGATAAATGCAGATTATCTGCCTAACTTCAGGATGATATCCCCCAAGATTAAAGACTATCTAGCAGAAAATTATCTTCTAGAGCGAAAATTTGAACCAGCACAGATTCTTGGAAATGAAAACGAAAAAGCTAGGGTGTATGCATATAAATTAAATTGA
- a CDS encoding NAD(P)-dependent oxidoreductase: MKILVTGAAGYIGSVLVSELLKKGCEVIALDNFIYNQTSLLDCCYDKKLTITRGDCRDKKLISKLLQNVDVIFPLACLTGAPVCQKNPTEAKAVIVDGLNLILDLRSKNQRVIYPTTNSGYGVGQKDNFCTEDTPLRPISLYGRLKVEAEKALLDAKNSISLRLATAFGVSPRMRLDLLVNNFVYRAVADYFIIIFEPHFKRNYIHVRDVAKAFIHSLDNFELMKDEPYNVGISDANLSKWELCEQIKKEIPEFYFVEAKIGEDPDKRDYIVSNSKIEKTGFKPIFSLRDGIRELIKGYQVIRLNQFSNV, from the coding sequence ATGAAGATTTTAGTTACTGGAGCAGCAGGTTATATTGGTTCAGTATTAGTCTCTGAATTATTAAAGAAGGGTTGCGAAGTTATCGCTCTGGATAATTTTATTTATAATCAAACCTCTCTTTTAGATTGTTGCTATGATAAAAAATTGACTATTACTAGAGGAGATTGTCGAGATAAAAAATTGATTTCGAAACTGCTCCAGAACGTCGATGTAATTTTCCCTTTGGCTTGTTTGACGGGCGCGCCTGTTTGTCAGAAAAATCCAACAGAGGCTAAAGCAGTCATTGTTGATGGCCTAAATTTGATATTAGATTTACGCAGTAAAAATCAAAGAGTAATTTATCCCACTACGAATAGCGGTTATGGAGTAGGCCAGAAAGATAACTTCTGCACCGAGGATACCCCTTTGCGGCCTATTTCTCTTTATGGAAGATTGAAGGTAGAAGCAGAGAAGGCGCTGTTGGATGCTAAAAATTCAATTTCTTTACGTCTGGCAACGGCATTTGGGGTTAGTCCACGAATGCGGCTTGACCTTCTAGTGAATAATTTTGTTTATCGCGCCGTAGCTGACTATTTTATTATAATTTTCGAGCCACACTTCAAGAGAAATTATATTCATGTGCGAGATGTGGCAAAGGCATTTATTCATTCCTTAGATAATTTCGAATTGATGAAAGACGAACCTTATAATGTTGGCATTAGCGATGCAAATTTAAGCAAATGGGAATTATGTGAACAGATCAAAAAGGAGATCCCTGAGTTTTATTTTGTCGAAGCTAAGATTGGGGAGGATCCGGACAAAAGAGACTACATCGTAAGTAACTCAAAAATTGAAAAGACAGGATTCAAGCCTATTTTTTCACTTCGGGATGGTATTAGGGAATTAATCAAAGGTTATCAGGTTATCAGACTAAACCAATTCTCCAATGTTTAA
- a CDS encoding B12-binding domain-containing radical SAM protein, protein MKNLDLLVIKPGAQKKIYQNLSKSLSGLEPPLWAGLLGGFIRERGFNVDIIDAEIEPERVLSAVVKMRPRLVAIVASGTNPSASTTSMVGARELLDNIKKNNRDISTILIGLHPSALPEKTLREESVDFVCEGEGFFTVLDLLSGKPLKDIKGLFYEENCKILSNPRAELVDSDDLSMPAWDLLAMNKYRAHNWHCFGHLDKRSPYGVIYTSLGCPFNCSFCCINAIFGKHTIRYRDPDKVIREIDYLVENYGIKNFKIMDEMFALKEERVIQICDSLIQRGYNLNIWAYARVDTLNENMLKRMKQAGINWLGIGFESGSKRVRDAVSKGRFDNEKMKRITSLIHSVGIHIGANFIFGLPEDDLESLGQTLDLAKELNCEYANFYVAMAYPGSKLYEQTLADKLPLPDSWLGYSQFSFETQPLPTKYLTASQILKFRDDAFEEYFSSKRYQDMILDKFGIQTLAHIQDMLKFKLKRRLLEEQETTNKV, encoded by the coding sequence ATGAAAAACTTAGATTTATTAGTTATAAAACCCGGAGCACAGAAGAAGATATACCAGAATTTAAGCAAGTCCCTTTCTGGTCTTGAGCCGCCTCTTTGGGCTGGGCTTTTGGGTGGCTTTATCAGAGAGAGGGGTTTTAATGTAGATATAATAGATGCTGAGATTGAGCCGGAAAGAGTCTTGTCAGCAGTCGTTAAAATGAGGCCGAGATTAGTGGCTATAGTCGCTTCTGGAACCAATCCTTCAGCCTCCACAACTAGTATGGTAGGGGCAAGGGAGTTGCTTGATAATATCAAAAAAAACAATAGGGATATTTCGACTATTCTGATTGGACTTCATCCTTCAGCCTTACCAGAGAAGACTCTTAGAGAAGAATCGGTAGATTTCGTTTGCGAAGGAGAGGGGTTTTTTACAGTATTAGATTTATTATCTGGCAAACCTTTGAAAGATATCAAGGGTTTATTCTATGAAGAGAATTGTAAAATTCTTTCTAACCCGAGAGCTGAATTAGTTGATTCGGATGATTTGTCTATGCCGGCATGGGATTTATTGGCAATGAATAAATATAGAGCACATAACTGGCATTGCTTTGGTCATTTAGATAAGCGTAGTCCTTACGGAGTAATTTATACAAGCTTAGGATGTCCTTTTAACTGTTCCTTTTGTTGCATAAATGCAATCTTCGGCAAGCATACAATCAGGTATAGGGATCCCGATAAAGTCATTAGGGAGATTGATTATCTGGTAGAAAATTACGGAATCAAGAATTTCAAAATCATGGATGAAATGTTTGCCTTAAAAGAAGAACGCGTTATACAGATCTGTGATTCTTTAATTCAAAGGGGTTATAATTTAAATATTTGGGCATATGCTAGAGTAGATACGCTTAATGAGAATATGCTTAAGAGAATGAAGCAGGCTGGAATCAATTGGTTGGGTATTGGTTTTGAGTCAGGCAGTAAGAGGGTAAGAGACGCAGTAAGCAAGGGAAGGTTTGACAATGAAAAGATGAAGCGCATCACTAGTTTGATACATTCAGTCGGTATTCATATTGGCGCTAATTTTATCTTTGGTTTGCCAGAAGATGATTTAGAGTCTTTGGGCCAGACTTTAGATTTAGCAAAAGAGCTTAATTGCGAATACGCAAATTTTTATGTAGCCATGGCTTATCCCGGCTCAAAGCTGTATGAACAGACATTAGCTGATAAATTACCTCTACCGGATTCTTGGTTAGGTTATTCTCAATTTAGTTTTGAAACACAGCCTCTGCCAACCAAGTATTTGACTGCATCTCAAATTCTTAAGTTTAGAGACGATGCCTTTGAAGAATATTTTTCTAGTAAGCGCTATCAAGATATGATTTTAGATAAATTTGGCATACAGACCCTAGCGCATATACAAGATATGCTAAAATTCAAATTAAAAAGAAGATTATTAGAAGAACAGGAGACGACAAACAAGGTTTAG
- a CDS encoding thiamine pyrophosphate-binding protein codes for MIVSEFIADFLVKKGIRDVFFIEGSAAASLVVSVARNKKLKYYCPLHEQAGAFMVDGYFKATRKMSAMIATSGPGGQNLLNGIAASFYDSCPALYFTGQVNSRFIKPNNLVRQWGFQESDIVSMVKPITKYATVIRKAADIRYELEKAYFLATSGRPGPVLLDVPMDIQRAKVSSKLKGYLPPSSEGWEINKIVRVLNYLRQAKRPAILLGGGVWLAGASEQAKILARKLKSVPFFVTWNMIDHYDPKFFGGKVGTFGGDGRNFGIQNCDFLLAIGSRISGRITGGMQHTFARAARKIIVDIDKYEMKFQQTKGDLNIYCDAKVFINEFTKAFRKSPKFGANIDPTWLARVKEWENRYPVVRKEYVKQKGSVNPYIFVKVLSELMNSGDVLVHEAGGNCVVTSQAFQPKANQRVFSNNGNSSLGYALPAAIGAAVATGKKVNCILGDGGMHFNIQELQTLKHYKLPVKVFIFNNQAFGITKAYRDTHFKSEYAGVDSEHGVSFPDYVKVAKAYGLKTLRIKDHKELKRKLKDALKSRESVICDVNMVGFYDYQPKLGWGTPIEDQYPFLPREEFKRNMIIKPWKGWENPVYPGPIK; via the coding sequence ATGATAGTTTCGGAATTTATTGCTGATTTTTTAGTTAAGAAAGGTATTCGTGATGTGTTTTTTATTGAGGGGTCTGCTGCGGCAAGTCTTGTCGTGTCGGTTGCCAGAAACAAGAAGCTCAAGTATTATTGTCCGTTGCATGAACAAGCAGGCGCATTCATGGTTGATGGCTATTTTAAGGCCACGCGCAAGATGTCAGCAATGATTGCCACCTCCGGTCCAGGAGGCCAGAATCTATTAAATGGCATTGCAGCTAGTTTTTACGATTCCTGTCCAGCGCTCTATTTTACAGGTCAGGTTAATTCCCGTTTTATAAAACCTAATAATCTAGTTAGGCAATGGGGTTTTCAGGAAAGTGATATTGTGTCAATGGTTAAACCGATTACCAAATATGCTACTGTTATTAGGAAGGCAGCTGATATTCGATATGAATTGGAGAAAGCTTACTTTTTAGCAACAAGTGGTAGGCCAGGTCCAGTACTGTTAGATGTCCCTATGGATATACAAAGAGCAAAGGTTTCTTCAAAATTGAAAGGTTATTTACCCCCTAGTTCAGAGGGGTGGGAGATTAATAAGATTGTTCGTGTTTTAAATTATCTAAGGCAAGCAAAGCGGCCAGCTATTCTTTTAGGCGGCGGGGTATGGTTGGCCGGTGCCAGCGAACAGGCAAAGATTTTAGCTCGCAAATTAAAGAGTGTGCCGTTTTTTGTAACTTGGAATATGATCGATCATTACGACCCTAAATTCTTTGGCGGAAAAGTGGGTACATTCGGCGGCGACGGCAGAAATTTCGGTATCCAGAATTGCGATTTTCTTTTAGCTATAGGAAGCAGAATCTCCGGAAGAATTACCGGAGGTATGCAGCATACCTTTGCTCGAGCTGCAAGGAAGATAATCGTAGATATTGATAAATACGAAATGAAATTTCAACAAACAAAGGGCGATTTGAATATTTATTGCGACGCGAAGGTATTTATTAATGAATTTACGAAAGCCTTTAGAAAATCTCCTAAATTTGGAGCGAATATTGATCCTACTTGGTTGGCTCGGGTCAAGGAATGGGAGAATAGATATCCTGTAGTCAGGAAAGAATACGTCAAACAAAAGGGGAGCGTTAATCCATATATCTTTGTTAAGGTTCTTTCTGAGCTAATGAATTCGGGTGATGTTTTAGTACATGAGGCAGGAGGTAATTGCGTTGTAACTTCTCAGGCCTTCCAGCCTAAGGCGAATCAAAGAGTATTTAGTAACAACGGAAATTCATCTTTGGGTTATGCACTTCCGGCTGCTATAGGAGCAGCTGTTGCTACTGGCAAGAAAGTGAATTGTATACTCGGAGACGGTGGTATGCATTTTAATATACAAGAACTTCAGACGTTAAAGCATTACAAGCTTCCGGTTAAGGTCTTTATCTTTAATAATCAGGCATTTGGGATAACTAAGGCTTATCGTGACACGCATTTTAAATCAGAATATGCAGGCGTTGATTCCGAACATGGCGTGTCTTTTCCTGATTACGTAAAAGTTGCTAAGGCCTATGGCTTAAAGACGTTAAGAATTAAGGATCACAAAGAATTGAAAAGAAAACTAAAAGATGCCCTTAAAAGCCGGGAGTCAGTAATTTGTGATGTTAATATGGTTGGTTTCTATGATTATCAACCAAAGCTTGGTTGGGGTACACCAATAGAAGATCAATATCCATTTTTACCGAGAGAAGAATTTAAAAGAAATATGATTATTAAGCCTTGGAAGGGATGGGAGAATCCTGTTTATCCTGGTCCGATAAAATGA
- a CDS encoding B12-binding domain-containing radical SAM protein, whose protein sequence is MNSKKILLINSHVRSSNISNDSMVSNLREEPYPSVGLLSLAATLKKNRYNIFYLDIPALLKRHNLSFKDDLDAFVEQTITDTYNDYKPDLVGISCLFSGKFPATIFISSVLKKIDSSLPVVLGGIQPTVFYKEILERFDCVDFIIIGEGEESFLQLLNCIFNGGSLSDIDGICYRDGRIRVNPKRNFINDLDILPYPAWELLNLQDYEIESEKWERHWHNPKGYSLKYRFPFLSSRSCPMGCNFCAMHLLHGKEIRYRSAENCLKEIEYLYNEYGINYFSIIDDNFSMDKSRVLELASKIRKKNLKIYVDTPNGISIKFFDRDILEALKAMGLLRISFAVESGSDYIRNKVMGKKLPREKIFEVFELMRKEKDIFVRAFFIIGLPQETSDTLRETYEMINKLYLDNISIHTAVPLPGSRLYDEVIRNKLLLVPDQDILYAENFHQASDKPWIKPYNLDIEELIEFRKKAEDIITQRYASLNRNRKLPIHHLLQL, encoded by the coding sequence ATGAATAGTAAGAAGATTTTATTAATTAATTCTCACGTTAGATCCAGTAATATCTCGAATGATTCAATGGTTAGCAATTTGAGAGAGGAGCCTTATCCTTCGGTAGGCTTGCTTTCTTTGGCAGCTACTCTAAAGAAGAACCGTTATAATATATTTTATCTAGATATTCCAGCTCTTCTGAAAAGACATAATTTATCTTTTAAAGATGATCTCGATGCTTTTGTCGAGCAAACAATTACTGACACCTACAATGATTACAAACCCGATCTTGTTGGTATTAGTTGTTTATTTTCGGGTAAATTTCCAGCCACTATCTTCATAAGTTCCGTTTTAAAAAAGATAGATAGTTCTCTTCCGGTTGTCCTAGGTGGTATCCAGCCGACCGTATTTTATAAGGAAATTCTTGAACGCTTTGATTGTGTTGATTTTATTATTATTGGTGAAGGGGAGGAGTCTTTCCTTCAGTTGTTAAATTGTATTTTCAATGGTGGTTCACTATCAGACATAGATGGAATATGTTACAGAGATGGCCGGATAAGAGTCAACCCTAAAAGAAACTTCATTAATGATTTAGACATTTTACCCTATCCAGCCTGGGAACTCTTAAATTTGCAGGATTATGAGATTGAGTCAGAGAAGTGGGAAAGGCATTGGCACAACCCCAAAGGATATAGCCTTAAATACAGATTCCCCTTCCTTTCAAGTCGTAGCTGTCCTATGGGATGTAATTTTTGTGCTATGCATCTTCTTCATGGAAAAGAAATAAGATACAGATCAGCTGAGAATTGCCTAAAAGAAATAGAATACCTATATAATGAATATGGTATTAATTATTTTTCAATAATAGATGATAACTTTAGCATGGATAAAAGTAGAGTACTTGAACTCGCTAGTAAGATTAGGAAAAAGAATCTCAAGATCTATGTTGATACACCAAACGGTATCTCTATAAAGTTTTTTGATAGGGATATTCTAGAGGCGCTAAAAGCTATGGGCCTTTTAAGGATATCCTTTGCTGTAGAGAGCGGTTCTGATTACATTAGAAATAAAGTTATGGGAAAAAAATTGCCGAGGGAAAAAATATTTGAGGTATTTGAACTAATGCGCAAGGAAAAGGATATTTTTGTAAGGGCTTTTTTTATTATTGGCCTACCTCAAGAAACCTCGGATACTCTTAGGGAAACTTACGAGATGATAAATAAACTTTATTTAGATAACATATCAATCCATACCGCCGTCCCGCTTCCTGGCTCTAGATTATATGATGAAGTTATTAGGAATAAGTTGTTATTAGTTCCTGATCAGGATATTTTATATGCCGAGAATTTTCATCAAGCTAGCGATAAGCCATGGATCAAACCTTATAATTTGGATATCGAAGAATTAATTGAATTTCGAAAAAAAGCAGAGGATATAATCACGCAACGCTATGCAAGCTTAAATAGAAACAGAAAATTACCTATTCATCATTTATTGCAGTTATGA